A stretch of the Bacteroidales bacterium genome encodes the following:
- a CDS encoding dephospho-CoA kinase, with the protein MSILAGITGGMGSGKTVVCTIFTRLGGAVFHADAVSRLLTDTHPELRKKLINAFGSEIYSQEQLNRKYFASLIFSDREKLLLANSIIHPYVFEKFREWVGEHKDVPVLFMEAAILFETGAWKMFHKNILVAAPREVRIMRVMKRDGLSREEILARMEHQSPEEDLIPNADYVINNDGIQPLLPQVLKIWEDLISQTL; encoded by the coding sequence ATGAGCATACTGGCAGGAATTACCGGCGGAATGGGAAGCGGAAAAACCGTGGTATGTACTATTTTTACACGTCTGGGAGGAGCGGTTTTTCATGCCGATGCCGTATCAAGGCTGTTGACCGACACCCATCCGGAACTCAGGAAGAAACTCATCAATGCGTTCGGATCAGAAATCTATTCACAGGAACAACTGAACAGAAAGTACTTTGCATCGCTTATTTTCAGCGATAGGGAAAAACTTCTTCTGGCCAACAGCATCATTCATCCGTATGTATTTGAAAAATTCAGGGAGTGGGTCGGAGAGCACAAAGATGTTCCGGTTCTTTTTATGGAAGCGGCAATACTGTTTGAAACCGGAGCCTGGAAAATGTTCCATAAAAACATCCTGGTTGCTGCTCCCCGTGAAGTACGCATAATGCGGGTCATGAAAAGGGACGGCCTTTCGCGTGAAGAAATCCTTGCCCGCATGGAACATCAAAGCCCGGAGGAAGATCTGATACCCAATGCAGATTACGTCATCAACAACGACGGAATACAGCCGCTTCTCCCTCAGGTGCTCAAAATCTGGGAAGACCTTATCTCCCAAACACTTTAA